A single genomic interval of Roseomonas gilardii subsp. gilardii harbors:
- a CDS encoding GlcG/HbpS family heme-binding protein, with protein MFRPYVLAALAVLPLVACRTADAADLPRQPVLNLEAARSVLSAAEAEARKQGWPAAIAITDAGGALLTLDRMDGAGPAAAEIAAGKARTAAMFRRPTSAFEDAINGQRPAAITSGFVMMAGGMPLIVDGQVVGAIGVSADLPQHDVAIAEVGRAAIPR; from the coding sequence ATGTTCCGTCCTTACGTGCTTGCCGCCCTGGCCGTCCTGCCGCTGGTTGCCTGTCGGACGGCCGATGCCGCCGATCTGCCGCGCCAACCCGTGCTCAACCTTGAGGCTGCCCGATCGGTCCTCTCGGCTGCGGAAGCCGAAGCCCGAAAGCAAGGCTGGCCGGCTGCCATCGCGATCACCGACGCAGGGGGCGCATTGCTGACCCTGGATCGCATGGACGGCGCGGGGCCTGCCGCCGCCGAGATCGCCGCAGGCAAGGCAAGAACGGCCGCCATGTTCCGCCGGCCCACCAGTGCCTTCGAGGACGCAATCAATGGCCAGCGCCCGGCGGCGATCACATCGGGTTTCGTGATGATGGCCGGTGGCATGCCGCTGATCGTGGATGGACAGGTCGTTGGCGCGATCGGTGTCTCCGCTGACTTGCCGCAACATGATGTCGCCATCGCCGAGGTGGGCCGCGCAGCGATACCCCGTTGA
- a CDS encoding substrate-binding domain-containing protein produces MSLARIASTLRLSVTTVSRALGGYSDVAEATRRRVQAEAERIGYRPNVSARRLRGGVSDAVAVVLPTGPGQMEDAFFLRLLGTIGPRLAAAGLDLLVGAARPGAEEMALYHQLVENRRVDGFLLARTRRKDPRVAYLLDRGLPFVVHGRTAEARPHASVDVDGAAAFRQAARRLLAFGHRCIGLINAPAAYSFAHHREAGWREALSEAGLAAGPRAEAEATEENGFRLMQAMLRGRAPPTAVLCATDRLAVGALHAIAASGLRAGRDVSVIGYDNLPVATFTDPPLTSFEPMVDHSAERMVAMLLSLLRGASPDGMAELLEARLIARASDGPAPSPGRRMPRGGGSGRKGGAKDNGRDAKARLED; encoded by the coding sequence ATGTCGCTCGCCCGCATCGCCAGCACCTTGCGACTGTCCGTGACCACCGTGTCCCGGGCCCTGGGCGGCTATAGCGATGTTGCCGAGGCGACCCGCCGCCGGGTCCAGGCGGAAGCCGAACGGATCGGCTATCGCCCCAATGTCTCCGCCCGCCGGCTGAGAGGCGGCGTCAGCGACGCCGTGGCGGTGGTCCTGCCCACCGGCCCGGGGCAGATGGAGGATGCCTTCTTCCTCCGCCTGCTGGGAACGATCGGGCCGCGACTGGCCGCCGCCGGGCTCGATCTCCTGGTGGGCGCGGCACGCCCCGGTGCGGAGGAGATGGCCCTCTACCACCAGTTGGTGGAGAACCGCCGCGTCGACGGCTTCCTCCTGGCCCGCACGAGGCGAAAGGACCCGCGCGTCGCCTATCTGCTCGACCGGGGCCTGCCCTTCGTCGTGCATGGCCGCACGGCGGAGGCACGCCCCCACGCCTCGGTCGATGTCGACGGGGCCGCCGCCTTTCGCCAGGCGGCCCGGCGCCTCCTGGCCTTCGGCCACCGCTGCATCGGGCTGATCAACGCGCCGGCCGCCTACAGCTTCGCGCATCACCGAGAGGCTGGCTGGCGGGAAGCCCTGTCCGAGGCCGGCCTTGCGGCAGGACCGCGTGCCGAGGCCGAGGCGACGGAGGAGAACGGCTTCCGCCTGATGCAGGCGATGCTGCGGGGCAGGGCGCCGCCCACCGCGGTGCTCTGCGCCACGGACCGCCTGGCGGTGGGCGCCCTGCACGCGATCGCGGCATCGGGGCTGCGGGCCGGGCGGGATGTCTCCGTCATCGGCTACGACAACCTGCCGGTGGCCACCTTCACCGATCCACCGCTGACCAGCTTCGAGCCGATGGTGGACCACAGCGCGGAACGGATGGTGGCGATGCTGCTGTCCCTGCTGCGCGGCGCTTCGCCCGACGGCATGGCGGAGCTTCTGGAGGCGCGGCTGATCGCACGGGCTTCGGACGGTCCGGCCCCTTCACCAGGGCGCCGCATGCCGCGCGGCGGTGGATCAGGCCGAAAGGGAGGAGCAAAGGACAATGGACGTGACGCCAAAGCCCGGCTGGAAGACTGA
- a CDS encoding carbohydrate ABC transporter permease, whose amino-acid sequence MAARRNAALPYLLIAPSVLFLGALFLLPLFQTAVLAFQSGGGWSMENVHRMVDDINFTDAVRNTFSVVLLVVPLQLALALGMTMMLRHVRRGRGLILWVWSIPLGISDLAAGLVWLALLTDLGWVNSLLFRLGLTQGPQSWLTYETPWALFAAIVVAELWRATAIVFVILLAGVQLLPKEYEEAAEVFGASPWRRFVKVTLPLLKPSIQTALILRTVLAFEMFAMALALGGRNFPVLVSEAFNWQYGSQDYGVAAAYALLVMLISLAATVLYLLLLRVPAEQRS is encoded by the coding sequence TTGGCCGCCCGCCGGAACGCCGCCCTGCCCTATCTGCTGATCGCGCCCTCGGTGCTCTTCCTGGGGGCGCTCTTCCTGCTGCCGCTGTTCCAGACGGCGGTGCTGGCCTTCCAGTCCGGCGGAGGCTGGTCGATGGAGAACGTCCACCGCATGGTGGACGACATCAACTTCACCGATGCGGTCCGCAACACCTTCTCCGTGGTGCTGCTGGTGGTGCCGCTGCAGCTCGCCCTGGCGCTGGGCATGACCATGATGCTGCGGCATGTGCGGCGCGGGCGGGGCCTGATCCTCTGGGTCTGGTCCATCCCGCTCGGCATTTCCGATCTCGCCGCCGGCCTGGTCTGGCTGGCGCTGCTGACCGATCTCGGCTGGGTCAACAGCCTGCTCTTCCGCCTGGGCCTGACGCAGGGGCCGCAAAGCTGGCTGACCTATGAGACGCCCTGGGCCCTGTTCGCCGCCATCGTGGTGGCGGAGCTGTGGCGGGCGACCGCCATCGTCTTCGTCATCCTCCTGGCCGGAGTGCAGCTCCTCCCCAAGGAATACGAGGAGGCGGCGGAGGTCTTCGGCGCCTCCCCCTGGCGCCGCTTCGTCAAGGTGACGCTGCCGCTGCTCAAGCCTTCCATCCAGACGGCGCTGATCCTGCGCACCGTCCTGGCCTTCGAGATGTTCGCCATGGCCCTGGCCCTGGGCGGCAGGAACTTCCCCGTCCTGGTGAGCGAGGCTTTCAACTGGCAGTATGGGAGCCAGGATTACGGCGTCGCGGCCGCCTATGCGCTGCTGGTGATGCTGATCTCCCTGGCGGCCACCGTGCTCTATTTGCTCCTGCTGCGCGTGCCGGCGGAGCAGCGTTCGTGA
- a CDS encoding MFS transporter, which yields MEIEPVMTQRSTSPIAVLLTASIGCAMTVLDTNVVAVVLPSVARDLGASFAEIEWVISTYVLCFASLLLPAGAVADRFGRRRVFLVGIGIFAITSLLCGIAPSPRALYLARALQGAGAAFLLAPALAIIGHSFHGEADRNRAWAIWGTIMGMTMVLSPVIGGLIAHVLGWRWAFHVNVPICALLGLATFVLVADSRDADARRIDPLGILLFAASMFGVTWGLITGQSHGWISVSAMSGFIGGGLAFCAFVIVERTQLRPMLDLQLFLDPRFVGAVWAMFAYAACAQVMASILPLFFQNGLGRSALEAGFSMLPFALTMLVFPHVGRFLGRHLASPGILTLGLVLVGIGNAVTSWGAHTGAWPAIMTGMLVIGSGGGLLNGETQKAIMSVVPHGRAGMASGISTTARFSGILLGFATLNGVLATVARRHLNPTGSAAPYGHTGDFADAVVAGDLSSAVARLAEPVQEIAMAQARHAFAAGFSAAMMVAAAVALASSFAVHILMRKAK from the coding sequence ATGGAGATCGAGCCGGTAATGACGCAGCGAAGCACCAGCCCGATTGCTGTTCTGCTGACCGCCTCCATAGGCTGCGCGATGACGGTGCTCGACACCAACGTCGTGGCGGTCGTTCTGCCATCGGTCGCGAGGGATCTGGGCGCGAGTTTCGCCGAGATCGAATGGGTGATCAGCACCTATGTGTTGTGCTTCGCATCCCTGTTGCTGCCGGCCGGCGCGGTGGCCGATCGCTTCGGGCGGCGGCGCGTGTTCCTGGTCGGCATCGGCATCTTCGCCATCACCTCGCTGTTGTGCGGCATCGCTCCATCCCCGAGGGCCCTGTATCTCGCGCGGGCTCTTCAGGGCGCTGGCGCGGCCTTCCTGCTGGCCCCGGCCCTGGCCATCATCGGGCACAGTTTCCATGGTGAGGCCGACCGGAACCGCGCCTGGGCCATCTGGGGCACGATCATGGGGATGACCATGGTCCTTTCGCCGGTCATCGGGGGCTTGATTGCGCATGTCCTCGGCTGGCGCTGGGCGTTCCATGTCAATGTGCCGATCTGCGCGCTTCTCGGCCTGGCCACCTTCGTCCTCGTGGCCGATTCACGGGATGCCGATGCCAGGCGGATCGATCCGCTCGGAATCCTGCTCTTTGCCGCATCCATGTTCGGGGTAACCTGGGGGCTCATCACGGGCCAGTCCCATGGCTGGATCTCCGTGAGCGCCATGTCCGGCTTCATCGGGGGCGGACTGGCATTCTGTGCCTTCGTGATCGTGGAGCGCACTCAGCTTCGCCCGATGCTCGACCTTCAGCTCTTCCTGGATCCGCGTTTCGTGGGTGCCGTATGGGCGATGTTCGCCTATGCCGCCTGTGCGCAGGTCATGGCGTCGATACTGCCGCTGTTCTTCCAGAACGGCTTGGGGAGATCCGCGCTGGAGGCTGGATTCAGTATGCTTCCCTTCGCCCTGACGATGCTGGTGTTCCCCCATGTCGGCCGATTTCTTGGGCGCCATCTCGCTTCTCCCGGTATTCTCACCCTCGGTCTGGTCCTGGTCGGCATCGGAAACGCGGTGACAAGCTGGGGAGCACATACCGGTGCATGGCCGGCCATCATGACCGGCATGCTCGTCATAGGGAGTGGAGGCGGATTGCTGAATGGCGAGACACAGAAGGCCATCATGAGTGTCGTGCCCCACGGCCGCGCAGGCATGGCCTCCGGCATCAGCACGACGGCAAGGTTCTCCGGAATTCTCCTGGGTTTCGCGACCCTGAACGGTGTGCTGGCGACCGTCGCTCGCCGCCACCTGAATCCCACGGGCTCGGCGGCGCCATATGGTCACACGGGTGATTTTGCCGATGCCGTCGTGGCCGGGGATTTGTCGAGCGCGGTCGCCCGGTTGGCGGAACCCGTGCAGGAGATCGCCATGGCGCAGGCAAGGCATGCTTTCGCGGCAGGATTTTCTGCGGCGATGATGGTCGCCGCGGCCGTCGCGCTGGCTTCGTCGTTCGCTGTCCACATTCTCATGCGAAAGGCGAAGTAG
- a CDS encoding carbohydrate ABC transporter permease — protein sequence MSAARPFRRFLLLGGVTGLCAWTLIPIALLALGALGGRDFVSRWPKSLGAGDVSLETLRAFLAIDGVWAATWVSIQAAVLCMLIALLFGVPAGYALARFPFRGAGAYRVLILMTRAFPVAILALPLTVGFIRLGVYDTPFGVALLHAVLATPFATLVCASLFQGIPAELEEASWVFGCSRLTGFVKVVLPLALPGIAAASIFAFVLSWNEVFAASVLTVRHRTLTAYLLSVLSESPLHVQFAGGLILIIPSILFIFLVRRRLFAMWGIGNR from the coding sequence GTGAGCGCCGCGCGGCCTTTCCGGCGTTTCCTGCTGCTGGGCGGGGTGACCGGCCTCTGCGCCTGGACGCTGATCCCCATCGCCCTGCTGGCGCTCGGGGCGCTGGGCGGGCGGGATTTCGTCTCCCGCTGGCCGAAGAGCCTCGGAGCCGGCGATGTCTCGCTGGAAACCCTGCGCGCCTTCCTGGCCATCGACGGCGTCTGGGCCGCCACCTGGGTCAGCATCCAGGCGGCGGTGCTCTGCATGCTCATCGCGCTGCTGTTCGGGGTCCCGGCGGGCTATGCGCTGGCGCGCTTCCCGTTCCGGGGCGCGGGGGCCTACCGGGTGCTGATCCTGATGACCCGCGCCTTCCCGGTGGCGATCCTGGCCCTGCCGCTGACCGTGGGCTTCATCCGCCTGGGGGTCTACGACACGCCCTTCGGCGTGGCGCTGCTGCATGCGGTGCTGGCGACCCCCTTCGCCACCCTGGTCTGCGCCAGCCTGTTCCAGGGCATCCCGGCCGAGCTGGAGGAAGCCTCCTGGGTCTTCGGATGCTCACGCCTCACCGGCTTCGTGAAGGTGGTCCTGCCCCTGGCCCTGCCGGGCATCGCCGCGGCCTCGATCTTCGCCTTCGTGCTGAGCTGGAACGAGGTCTTCGCCGCCTCCGTGCTGACGGTGCGGCACCGGACATTGACGGCCTATCTCCTGTCCGTCCTGTCGGAATCACCGCTGCATGTGCAGTTCGCCGGCGGGCTGATCCTGATCATTCCCTCCATTCTCTTCATCTTCCTGGTGCGCCGCCGCCTCTTCGCGATGTGGGGCATCGGGAACCGATGA
- a CDS encoding ABC transporter ATP-binding protein, with protein sequence MATIEIDGIRKSFGAVQALQAVELQVRDGEFLALLGPSGCGKTTLLRIIAGLESQTGGRVRIGGRDVSDLPPRRRGLAMVFQNYAVFPHLTVFENVAFGLRMAKAPKERVQRQVERAAALLHIEPYLSRHPGQLSGGQRQRVAVARALAVEPEVLLMDEPLSNLDALLRLEMRAELKSVLAEAGTTTIYVTHDQTEAMGLADRIAVMQAGRIEQIGSPSDIYHRPRSRFVGGFVGSPPMNFLRLPVRNGQALLAELPLPAPRAAPEEVLLGLRAEDLTPVPEGRGFGFTLRVAEPLGSHVLLTGQAAGQPMRVVVPYEADGPGADFSPGRVLHLRPHPERLNWMDAQTGQSLEGA encoded by the coding sequence ATGGCGACCATCGAGATCGACGGTATCCGCAAGAGTTTCGGCGCCGTCCAGGCCCTGCAGGCGGTGGAGCTGCAGGTGCGGGATGGCGAGTTCCTGGCGCTGCTGGGGCCCTCGGGATGCGGCAAGACCACGCTGCTGCGGATCATCGCCGGGCTGGAAAGCCAGACGGGCGGCCGCGTCCGCATCGGCGGCCGCGACGTGTCCGACCTGCCACCAAGGCGGCGGGGCCTCGCCATGGTCTTCCAGAACTACGCGGTGTTCCCGCATCTGACCGTCTTCGAGAATGTCGCCTTCGGCCTGCGGATGGCGAAGGCACCGAAGGAGCGCGTGCAGCGGCAGGTCGAGCGCGCGGCGGCCCTGCTCCATATCGAACCCTATCTCTCCCGCCATCCCGGCCAGCTTTCCGGCGGGCAGCGGCAGCGCGTGGCGGTGGCGCGGGCCCTGGCGGTGGAGCCCGAGGTGCTGCTGATGGACGAGCCTCTCTCCAACCTCGACGCCCTGCTGCGCCTGGAAATGCGGGCCGAGTTGAAATCCGTGCTGGCGGAGGCGGGAACGACCACGATCTACGTCACCCATGACCAGACCGAGGCCATGGGCCTCGCCGACCGGATCGCGGTGATGCAGGCCGGGCGCATCGAGCAGATCGGCAGCCCCTCGGACATCTACCATCGCCCGCGCTCGCGCTTCGTCGGCGGCTTCGTCGGCAGTCCGCCGATGAACTTCCTGCGCCTGCCGGTGCGGAATGGGCAGGCGCTGCTGGCGGAACTGCCACTCCCCGCACCACGGGCCGCGCCGGAGGAGGTCCTGCTGGGCCTTCGCGCCGAGGACCTGACCCCCGTGCCGGAGGGCCGTGGCTTCGGCTTCACGCTGCGGGTGGCCGAACCCCTCGGCTCGCATGTGCTGCTGACGGGGCAGGCGGCGGGACAGCCGATGCGGGTCGTCGTGCCCTATGAAGCCGATGGCCCGGGGGCGGATTTCTCCCCCGGCCGCGTTCTGCACCTGCGCCCGCATCCGGAACGGCTGAACTGGATGGA
- a CDS encoding extracellular solute-binding protein: MDVTPKPGWKTDPAILTRRAAGQLGLGGLLAAALPRAAAQAQGQEMIFLSTQLRPIEAAQAMRQKILSGFGQPVNFVTEQPPQLGVRVRAEQQGGRHTTSLIGGLHGELLPLLSTDALTPLDDVLAGLSQRGFNAAMLESGKLGGQQQRYIPWMQATYLMAAHRQALPFLPAGADINALSYEQLGQWAAAIQEKTGQRRLGFPAGPTGLMPRFFEGYLYPSFTGGVVTTFRSEAAEAMWTQFRELWKTVHPNSTNYGFMQEPLLSGEVWIAFDHVARLIDALNRKPDEFVAFPAPAGPKGRGFMPVVAGLSIPAGAPDPAGAAKLIDYLTRPEVQIATLRATAFFPVVKADLPADLEPGLKLAADAIARMSSAPDALVSLLPVGLDQKGGEFDKVFMDTFQRVVLRGEKPRAALDRQAEAMRRIMTETGAPCWRPDPPSEGACQVG, from the coding sequence ATGGACGTGACGCCAAAGCCCGGCTGGAAGACTGATCCGGCCATCCTGACCCGCCGCGCCGCGGGCCAGCTCGGCCTCGGGGGCCTGCTGGCCGCCGCCTTGCCGCGCGCCGCTGCCCAGGCACAGGGCCAGGAGATGATCTTCCTGTCCACGCAGTTGCGGCCGATCGAGGCGGCGCAGGCCATGCGGCAGAAGATCCTGTCCGGCTTCGGCCAGCCCGTGAACTTCGTCACCGAGCAGCCACCGCAACTCGGCGTCCGGGTGCGCGCGGAACAGCAGGGCGGCCGTCACACCACGAGCCTGATCGGCGGCCTGCATGGGGAGCTCCTGCCGCTGCTCTCCACCGACGCGCTGACACCGCTCGACGATGTGCTGGCGGGCCTGTCCCAGCGCGGCTTCAACGCGGCGATGCTGGAATCCGGCAAGCTCGGCGGCCAGCAGCAGCGCTACATCCCCTGGATGCAGGCCACCTATCTCATGGCGGCACACAGGCAGGCGCTGCCCTTCCTGCCGGCCGGCGCCGACATCAATGCGCTGAGCTACGAGCAGCTCGGCCAATGGGCGGCGGCGATCCAGGAGAAGACAGGCCAGCGCCGGCTGGGCTTCCCGGCCGGCCCGACCGGCCTGATGCCGCGCTTCTTCGAGGGCTATCTCTACCCTTCCTTCACCGGCGGCGTGGTGACGACCTTCCGCTCGGAGGCGGCGGAGGCGATGTGGACGCAGTTCCGCGAGCTGTGGAAGACGGTCCATCCCAACTCGACCAATTACGGCTTCATGCAGGAACCGCTGCTGAGCGGCGAGGTCTGGATCGCCTTCGACCATGTCGCGCGCCTGATCGATGCCCTGAACCGCAAGCCGGACGAGTTCGTGGCCTTCCCCGCGCCGGCGGGTCCGAAGGGGCGCGGCTTCATGCCGGTGGTCGCCGGGCTCTCCATCCCCGCCGGTGCCCCGGACCCGGCCGGCGCGGCGAAGCTGATCGACTACCTGACCCGGCCGGAGGTGCAGATCGCCACCCTGCGCGCCACGGCCTTCTTCCCGGTGGTGAAGGCGGACCTGCCGGCGGATCTGGAACCCGGGCTGAAGCTCGCCGCCGATGCCATCGCGAGAATGTCCTCGGCGCCGGATGCGCTGGTGAGCCTGCTGCCGGTCGGCCTCGACCAGAAGGGCGGCGAGTTCGACAAGGTCTTTATGGATACCTTCCAGCGCGTGGTGCTGCGTGGCGAGAAGCCCCGCGCCGCGCTGGACCGGCAGGCCGAGGCGATGCGGCGCATCATGACCGAGACCGGGGCGCCCTGCTGGCGCCCGGACCCGCCCTCCGAGGGCGCCTGCCAGGTCGGTTGA